Proteins encoded in a region of the Bombina bombina isolate aBomBom1 chromosome 12, aBomBom1.pri, whole genome shotgun sequence genome:
- the SH2D3C gene encoding SH2 domain-containing protein 3C isoform X2, whose translation MNLDFRPRMDVGHRFYPTGYCACNSQDPGYDYVKFSKEKYILDTPPEKLHKELEQELKLNSSDLRSHAWYHGRIPREVSETLVTRNGDFLIRDSLTSLGDYVLTCRWKNDTLHFKINKVMVKTSDSYTRIQYLFEQESFDNIPSLVRFYVGSRRVVSEQSGALIYCPINRTFPLRYLEASYGLSTGGQRGSRSPQKGHMKRRSITMTDGLTADKITKSNGCPSSTSSPHHRDVIRNCAVSVDQIQDLHTPMSPISETPGSPAYSTVVRVKPHGSTVGCITPSSPVLRRSSEPYVCPANNKSALNMVDSAHSTPSHGYPPISPSPSINSYNDPDNGYYCQLRPASPTQDMQNKPPPPKSYVERLKVDEGARAGGIRTAEEIFFLPNLEAKSSFNPLTFQSSLIPLDNKPLEMSILKKVKELFSEVDAKIIAKHITKIDCEVARILGVTKEMQLSMGVSSGMELLTLPHGRQLRLDLLERFHTMSITIAVHILGCTGSTEERANLLHKTIQLAAELKGTLGNMFSFAAVMNALEMSQISRLEQTWIGLRQRHTEGAILYEKKLKPFLKTLNEGRESLPLSNTSFPHIIPLITLLERDVPMSESGEPWDSVDQGVEVVMAHLEAARMVAHHGGLYRTNAEMRLQGFQPRADLLEVSSTEFQMRMLWGSRGALGSQAERYDKFDKVLTALSHKLEPCVRFSEL comes from the exons TTCTCGAAGGAGAAATATATATTGGACACGCCTCCTGAAAAGCTGCACAAGGAGTTAGAGCAGGAGCTGAAACTTAACAGCTCGGACCTGCGCAGTCACGCTTGGTACCATGGGCGCATACCACGTGAG GTGTCAGAGACTTTGGTCACAAGAAATGGAGATTTCCTTATCAGAGATTCGCTGACCAGCCTGGGCGACTACGTGCTGACCTGCCGCTGGAAGAACGATACATTGCACTTCAAGATCAACAAAGTGATGGTGAAGACCAGTGACAGCTACACGCGCATACAGTACCTTTTTGAGCAGGAAAGTTTCGATAACATCCCCTCTCTGGTGCGATTCTATGTGGGCAGCCGCCGGGTAGTGTCAGAACAGAGTGGCGCCCTAATCTATTGCCCCATCAACCGCACATTCCCTCTACGCTACCTGGAGGCCAGCTATGGACTATCCACTGGGGGACAGCGAGGATCTCGAAGCCCACAGAAAGGACATATGAAGAGGCGGAGTATCACAATGACCGACGGCCTCACAGCAGACAAGATTACTAAGAGCAACGGGTGCCCAAGCAG CACGTCCTCCCCACATCACCGAGATGTAATCAGAAATTGTGCTGTCAGTGTGGACCAAATTCAGGACCTGCACACTCCAATGTCTCCTATCTCCGAGACCCCTGGATCACCTGCCTACAGTACAG TAGTGAGGGTCAAGCCACATGGAAGCACAGTGGGTTGCATCACTCCATCATCACCAGTTTTACGAAGATCTAGTGAACCCTATGTATGTCCTGCAAACAATAAGAGTGCATTAAATATGGTGGACAGTGCCCATTCCACTCCAAGCCATGGCTACCCACCCATTTCTCCATCACCCTCCATAAACAGCTACAACGACCCAGATAATGGGTATTACTGCCAGCTGCGCCCAGCATCCCCAACACAGGACATGCAAAACAAACCACCACCTCCAAAGAGTTATGTGGAGAGGTTAAAAGTGGATGAGGGAGCCAGGGCTGGGGGTATCCGCACAGCAGAGGAAATTTTCTTCCTTCCAAATTTGGAAGCCAAATCTTCGTTCAACCCTTTAACATTCCAGTCCTCACTTATCCCTTTGGACAACAAACCTCTAGAGATGTCAATTCTGAAGAAGGTCAAAGAGTTATTTTCAGAAGTAGATGCCAAGATTATTGCCAAACACATCACCAAAATTGACTGTGAG GTTGCCAGGATACTTGGCGTTACCAAGGAGATGCAGCTGAGCATGGGGGTGAGCTCTGGCATGGAGCTTTTAACGTTGCCGCATGGCCGTCAGCTGCGACTTGACCTCCTAGAAAG ATTCCATACCATGTCGATCACCATTGCTGTCCACATCTTGGGCTGCACGGGCAGCACCGAGGAACGAGCCAATCTGCTCCACAAAACGATCCAGCTGGCGGCGGAGCTGAAAGGCACCTTGGGCAACATGTTTAGTTTTGCGGCTGTGATGAATGCCTTGGAGATGTCACAG ATCTCCCGGCTGGAGCAGACCTGGATAGGACTCAGACAGCGGCACACGGAGGGCGCCATTTTGTACGAGAAGAAACTGAAGCCTTTTCTGAAAACTCTGAATGAGGGAAGAG AAAGCCTACCGCTGAGTAACACCTCGTTCCCTCACATCATTCCCCTCATCACCCTCCTGGAGCGAGACGTCCCCATGTCAGAGAGTGGGGAGCCCTGGGACAGTGTTGACCAGGGAGTGGAGGTGGTAATGGCACATCTAGAGGCGGCAAGGATGGTGGCGCACCATGGCGGGCTTTATCGCACCAATGCAGAGATGAGACTACAAG GGTTTCAGCCAAGGGCAGATCTCCTGGAGGTGTCCAGCACAGAGTTCCAGATGCGAATGCTCTGGGGCAGCCGGGGAGCACTGGGCAGCCAGGCTGAGAGATACGACAAATTCGACAAGGTCCTCACAGCTCTCTCACACAAGCTGGAGCCCTGTGTTCGCTTCAGTGAATTATAG